From Pseudomonas arsenicoxydans:
GTTGGGCAGCAACGGGTTGTCGGGGCGGAACAGCTTGCCGACGTTTTGCGCGTGCTCGATGCCGACGTAGAAGTCGGTGTAGTCATTGATTTTCGCCGGCAGGTGCATCGCGCAATCCGCTGCCAGAGGCAGCAGTTTTGCGCCCTGGGCTTCGATCTTGCCGCGCAGCGTGCTGCCTTCGGCGAACAGTTCCAGCAGACGTTCGCGCAGCGCTACGCGAGCCTCGCGGCCCAGTTCGAAAAACCCATTGAGCTGACCGCCACGGGTGGCTTCGACGGCGGTACGAGCGGCGCCGTCGAACAGGCCCGCGTCCAGTGCCGCTTCCAGATCAAAGATATGCTCGCCAATGGCCACGCCGCTGCGCGGTGCCGAGCCGTTTACGCTGAACACACCCAGCGGCAGGTTTTGCAGCGGAAAATCCGTGTGGCCGTTGGCGGAAGCAACCCAGCTACGAGTGATGGAAGTCTGAGTCATGGGTTATCTCCGGGTCGGGTCGAAAGTGGCGGGCAGCGTGGCCCAGCAAGCATCGTAGTTGGGTTGCAGTTGCGGGCACTCAAGGGCGAACCGGCTCGGGCGCAGTACCTGGCTGGTCTCGAACATGAAGGCCATGGTGTTGTCGATTTTCGTCGGTGCGAGCTCAGCGTTGATCGCTTTGGTGCAGGTCTCACCATCCGGGCCGTGAGCGCTCATGCAGCTGTGCAACGACGCGCCGCCGGGCACGAAACCTTCGGCCTTGGCGTCGTACTCGCCCTTGATCAGGCCCATGAATTCGTTCATCAGGTTGCGGTGGAACCAGGGTGGACGGAAGGTTTTCTCGGCGACCATCCAGCGCGGCGGGAAGATCACGAAGTCCAGATTGGCCAGGCCGTGGACACTGGTCGGCGACGTCAGAACGGTGAAAATCGACGGGTCCGGATGATCGAAACTGACCGTGCCGATGGTGTTGAAACGGCGCAGGTCATATTTGTACGGCACGTTATTGCCGTGCCAGGCGACCACGTTCAGCGGTGAATGATCGAGCTCGCAGCCCCACAACTGGCCGAGGAATTTCTGCACCAGGGTGGTCGGTTGCTTGAGGTTTTCGTAATGCGCGACCGGCGTCAGGAAGTCCCGCGCATTGGCCAGACCGTTGCTGCCGATTGGCCCCAGGTCTGGCAGGCGCAGCGGCGCGCCGTGGTTTTCGGCGATGTAACCGCGTGCCTGCGGGTCGAGCAGTTCGACGCGGAATTTCAATCCGCGCGGCAGCACGGCGATTTCCAGCGGCTCCAGTTCCAGCACGCCCAGTTCGGTGGCGATGCGCAGGCGTCCAAGCTCAGGCACCAGCAGTAGTTCGCCATCGGCATTGAAAAACACGCGCTCCATGGAGCGGTTGGCGCGGTAGCTGTAGATGCTGATCCCGGCCGGTTTGTCCGCGCCCGAGTTGGCGGCCATGCTCACCAGCCCATCGATGAAATCGGTCGGCTCGCTCGGGATGTCCAACGGATTCCAGCGCAGGCGATTGGGGGTCACTTCACCCAGCGGGCCGCCGGCCAGTTGCCGATCCAGTTTGACGAACGCCGGGTGATTGGCCGACGGCTGAATGCGGTACATCCAAGTGCGCCGCGCTTCGCTGCGAGCCATGGTGAACGCGGTGCCGGAGAACAGCTCGGTGTAGAGGCCATAAGGGGCTTTTTGCGGGGAGTTCTGGCCGACGGGCAATGCGCCGGGCAACGCTTCACTGCTGAATTCGTTGCCGAAGCCTGACTGATAAGCCAGCGCTGGCGTCGTTGAATCGAGGTTCATGGAGCCTCCTGAACAGGGAGTAGGCATGGCCTGTTACTCCGATCAAGAGAGTCTAGGCACGCCAGGGTTATTTTTATCGTAATTCGATTACGCTTAACGTAATTTGATTGGTATTGACCGTCAAGCTATAAAGACGCCCATTCGTCCCGGGATCAGACCGCCTTCATGGAAACGCCGCGCAACAACGATAAACAGAAAGTCCGCTCGGCCGAGGTCGGCACCGACATCCTCAAGGCGCTGGCCGAGTTGTCACCTTCGACCTCGTTGTCGCGTCTGGCCGAACACGTGCAGATGCCGGCAAGCAAAGTTCATCGTTACTTGCAGGCCTTGATTGCCAGCGGTTTTGCCGAGCAGAACACGGCCACCAACCATTACGGACTCGGTCGTGAAGCACTGCGCGTAGGCCTTGCCGCACTCAACAGTATGGACGTGCTGAAAGTCGGCGCCCTGCCCCTGGCCGAGTTGCGCGATGAACTGAATGAAACCTGTTTTTTGGCGGTGTGGGGCAATCAGGGTGCGACCGTGGTGCACATCGAACCGGCCGTACGCGCGGTGACGGTGGTGACGCAACTGGGCTCGGTGCTGCCGTTGCTCAGCTCGTCCACTGGCCTGGTGTTTGGCGCGTATCTACCGAAGCGCGAAACCGTGGACCTGCGCGATCAGGAACTGCAAAACGCCACTGACCACATCTTGGCGGACGATCAGGCCTATGCGGCCTTGTGCGAACAGATCCGCGAGCGCGGCCTGCATCATGTGCATGGTTTGCTCATGCCGGGGGTGGACGCCTTGTCTGCACCGGTGTTCAACGCGGTAGGGAATGTCGCGGCGGTCATGACCATTGTCGGCCCGACCTCGTTATTTCACGCCGACGAAAACGGCCCGGCGGCGCAGCGATTGCTGGCGGCGACGCGGGCCGTGAGTTGGCGGATGGGTCATGAGCCCGTCCGTGCAGCGAATCCGATCAACGATTGATCAGCAGGGTTAACGGACGATGGTTTTGCTGCCCCGTGCCTGGGTGTCAGCCAATACATCCTGAACAATTTGCAGCAGTACCTTGTGCGGAACCTCTTGCCCAATGGCTGCCGAAACCAGACCTGCAACTGTCTTTGCATCACCCGCGAGGTCGATCAGCGTTTTTTGCGCGGCGGTAATTGCGCCCTTGCCCAGCTCCTTGTATTTGCCATAGCCCAACGAGGCCAGATCAATCAATGCGTCCTTGAAATGGGTGATGGCTTTGTTTTTGTCCCCATCGTGATAGGCCTGCGCACCTTCAAGAATGTTTTTGGTGATTTGTATCCCGGCGACCGCGAGCCCTAGAGGAGGAATAACCAGGCTGATGACCTGTGCGGCAGTGATGACAGCGTTGTACGTCAAGCCCGCAATGATCTCGGCCAGACTGGTCGTCTGCGCGTCCACATCCCTGATGACGCGCCAGACCATGGCGTCGTAAGACCTGACAAAGTCTCGGACCCGACTGTTGTGCTCCAATGCAGGCGGAGGCAGGCTACGCGTCGAGGCCTCAAGTCCATCAAAGTAATTACTGACCGCGAGGCGATCGGTGAAGTGAACACGCGTGGAGTAGTACTCCCTCAATCCTTTGATACGAACCGACGCATCAAAATGACTGAACGGGCGAAACCATAAACCGTCTGGAGCTTGCGGCGTATACAACCAATCCTCGTTTTTGCCCGCGGCCACGAGCCGGAATACATAGACCCCCTCCACCGGGCGAAGCCGACCAAGAGAGCTGGTAAACACTGTTTTCCATCGCGGGGTAATCGCCCAGCGGATCACGAGTCTGCGCACGCTCCAGTGAACTGATCAAATTTAAAAGACCATTGAGTTGCGCGTAGGTCATTCGCTGTTGAAAGTATTCTGACAGCGCAGCCCGATTCATTTCCGCCAGCTGACGCTGTTGATGGACACCGCGCCTGAACGCATAACTCAACTCGGAAGCGTCCAGATAAACCGAGCGCAGCATATCGATATATTGCTCACCTGGACGTAATACCTTGGACCACGATGACAACTCGTATATGTCCAGTTTCTTGAATTCAGGTTGTCCCGCCGCCAGGCTGAATCTTGGGTAGTACGAAGGTTTCGCATCGCCTTCATTCTTGGCGTCGAAAACACGCTCATTGACAATTACGGAAGTGAGTGACAATTGTTCCGAAGGACTTAACTCGATAATGATTAAATCCGGATCAACTGAGACATGTTCCCCTCGAGATTTCAGCACCTGCTCGACTTGGTACTTAATCAAGTCATACGCAAACTGATGATACGAGATCAACGTATGATCCCGCGCCTCAACGGTATACAACGCCTTGAGTTCGGTATTGAGTCGAGCAAACTGCTCGCGCCAGAAGACAGGCGCATTCCGATAATTTGCCGAAGCCAATTCATTGGCTTCAATTTTGTCTCGACGAATTCTTTCAGACACCACACCAAACAAAGGCTGCCCCGCCTTTGGCTCGATAAATTCACGCAGTTTTACATCGTCGTTTTTCCAGAAGCGTTTATTCACCGCGAGTTCACGAAAAAACAAGTGAGCCGAATCCCGATAACGGCTATCAACTTGATCATCAATGAAATCCGAAGACTTGCTGGCCCAGTCACCGACTGAGTTACCCATCTCGACGACACTGTTAAAACTGTGCCAGACCTTCTCATCCGGCGCACCAGGTGCATACAGGATGTTGCGCCCCTGCGGATTCCCTCTATCGCTGATGACAAACAGATCTTTCATTGCCGCTCCCGTGCCCGGCAACACCACACCACGGACAAACAAGGCCGGATCACCCGCCAGGTATCGCAGCACCAAGCGGTCGTCCAGACGTTCGTGAGCTCGCTCGACACTCGCGCAAAAAAGAGTGAATTCTATCTGCCTGGCCAAATGCTCTTGCATCGCTTCATTGATCGCCCCGGTTGCATCGGTCGTCATCATCGCGGCGAAGTCAGAACGAATGTCGACCGACGAAAGCCATTGTTGAAGACCCGTGCTGGTAAGTCCCGGGAAAACCGGACCTGCAAAACTCAATTCCTGGAGCGTCGAAATTTGCAAACCAAAGATCGCAAACTCGGTCAGCGATCTTTTATCTTCCTGAATGATCTCCTTGCCAGCAACGCGGAGCGTATGTCGGGACGTCACGATAATCTGGTCGGGCTCACACTCGACACCTGCGACTCTGCGTGCCCATGAACGGGCACGGTTCAGTGCATAAGCCTTTAGAGAAGCGCGTGGGCCCAACGCTTCATTCAGACTCTTTTCACTTTCAACCAACGCTGCTTCAAGCCCCAGAAAATGCTGAACGTTTTGCGCGGAAAAACTCTGACGCCAGTAATCCAGTCGCCTATCTCGCTTACTAGGCACGCTGTTATTAAAACTCACGAAATCATCCTTGTTGATAACATCAATGGCACTATGCCAATTGCTCT
This genomic window contains:
- the hmgA gene encoding homogentisate 1,2-dioxygenase; translation: MNLDSTTPALAYQSGFGNEFSSEALPGALPVGQNSPQKAPYGLYTELFSGTAFTMARSEARRTWMYRIQPSANHPAFVKLDRQLAGGPLGEVTPNRLRWNPLDIPSEPTDFIDGLVSMAANSGADKPAGISIYSYRANRSMERVFFNADGELLLVPELGRLRIATELGVLELEPLEIAVLPRGLKFRVELLDPQARGYIAENHGAPLRLPDLGPIGSNGLANARDFLTPVAHYENLKQPTTLVQKFLGQLWGCELDHSPLNVVAWHGNNVPYKYDLRRFNTIGTVSFDHPDPSIFTVLTSPTSVHGLANLDFVIFPPRWMVAEKTFRPPWFHRNLMNEFMGLIKGEYDAKAEGFVPGGASLHSCMSAHGPDGETCTKAINAELAPTKIDNTMAFMFETSQVLRPSRFALECPQLQPNYDACWATLPATFDPTRR
- a CDS encoding IclR family transcriptional regulator; protein product: METPRNNDKQKVRSAEVGTDILKALAELSPSTSLSRLAEHVQMPASKVHRYLQALIASGFAEQNTATNHYGLGREALRVGLAALNSMDVLKVGALPLAELRDELNETCFLAVWGNQGATVVHIEPAVRAVTVVTQLGSVLPLLSSSTGLVFGAYLPKRETVDLRDQELQNATDHILADDQAYAALCEQIRERGLHHVHGLLMPGVDALSAPVFNAVGNVAAVMTIVGPTSLFHADENGPAAQRLLAATRAVSWRMGHEPVRAANPIND
- a CDS encoding dermonecrotic toxin domain-containing protein, with protein sequence MSFNNSVPSKRDRRLDYWRQSFSAQNVQHFLGLEAALVESEKSLNEALGPRASLKAYALNRARSWARRVAGVECEPDQIIVTSRHTLRVAGKEIIQEDKRSLTEFAIFGLQISTLQELSFAGPVFPGLTSTGLQQWLSSVDIRSDFAAMMTTDATGAINEAMQEHLARQIEFTLFCASVERAHERLDDRLVLRYLAGDPALFVRGVVLPGTGAAMKDLFVISDRGNPQGRNILYAPGAPDEKVWHSFNSVVEMGNSVGDWASKSSDFIDDQVDSRYRDSAHLFFRELAVNKRFWKNDDVKLREFIEPKAGQPLFGVVSERIRRDKIEANELASANYRNAPVFWREQFARLNTELKALYTVEARDHTLISYHQFAYDLIKYQVEQVLKSRGEHVSVDPDLIIIELSPSEQLSLTSVIVNERVFDAKNEGDAKPSYYPRFSLAAGQPEFKKLDIYELSSWSKVLRPGEQYIDMLRSVYLDASELSYAFRRGVHQQRQLAEMNRAALSEYFQQRMTYAQLNGLLNLISSLERAQTRDPLGDYPAMENSVYQLSWSASPGGGGLCIPARGRGQKRGLVVYAASSRRFMVSPVQSF